DNA sequence from the Pedobacter schmidteae genome:
ACCGCCGCGCAAGGCACTCCTTTTATGCGCATCATGATGGGTGGTAGCATCATCATTGTATTGCTGTTCCTCATCAATGGAATATTCAGAGGGGCGGGAAACGCAGCGATAGCGATGAAAAGTTTATGGATTGCCAACATTGCTAACATCATTTTGTGTCCATTGCTGATCAATGGTTTAGGCCCGATCCCTGCATTTGGCTTAACCGGGGCAGCAATGGCTACTTCTATTGGCCGGGGTATTGGTGTAGCTTACCAGTTGTATCATTTATTCAAAGGTAGCGGTGTATTAAAAATCAAGCTTACCTATTTAAAACCACATTGGGAGCAAATCAAGGCATTGTTAAAAATTGCCACTCCAGGGATATTTCAATTCGTAATTGCTTCCTGCAGCTGGATATTTCTGGCACAGCTGGTAGCTACTACCGGGGGCGATCATGGATCGGCTGGTTATCAAACGGCATTGCGGCTGATGATGTTTTTCATGCTACCTGCCTGGGGTATGAGTAATGCGGCGGCCACATTGGTAGGACAAAATCTGGGTGCCAAGCAATTGGAGCGCGCCGAGCAGTCGGTGATCAAGACGGCCAAATACATCATCATATATATGGTACTGGTAATGGCTTTCACCTTTGCCGGGGGCCGGTATTTTATCTCCTTCTTCAGCAACGACCGGTTGATACAGGATGTAGCGCTAAATGCATTACAAATTATGAGTATAGGCTACATCTGCTATGGAATGGGCATGGTGCTGATGAGCACTTTTAACGGGGCTGGTGATACCTGGACGCCAACATGGGTTAATTTTTTCGGATTCTGGTTGTTTCAGATCCCACTGGCCTATCTGTTGGCCAAACAATTTGACTTTGGACCAACAGGTGTATTTATCGCCATTCCGGTAGCAGAAACAGGCATTGCGCTTGCTGCCTACCTCCTGTTTAAAAAGGGAAAATGGAAAACCACTAAGGTTTAGGCATATAGCCTAAACCTGGCGTAAGCCAATGCAACAGGAAAACACGTGAATAACGGTAGTTGAATGGGGCAAATAAAAGTACCCCTACCAGGATAATTCCTGCATAAATCCATAGGTTTTCATAAACCAGGGCAACACCAAGTATATAAGTAGCCACACTGATGGTGATCATTTCGGCCACATTCATGGCATAGCTGATAAACATGGCTACGTAGAAAAAGCCGGGCTCACGTTCGAAGCGCAGGTTACAAACCGGACAAAATTCGTTTGTACCCTGTGCTTTTAAAGCATACATTCTTCCATAAAAAATAGCACCTTCGCGGCATCTCGGACATTTACATCCTGCAACTGCCTGTAATTTTGATATCGGTTTCATCGCTCTTATTTTTATCTGATACAAAGATACGGAACCCCTGATTCCAATTTTATGACATAGATCATGTTTGTATTTTAATGATCTTTCCGCGCTGTAATTTTAGAATTTTCTGATCGGCAAGTTTTTTTACAATGCGGATTACGGTCTCCACCCTTAAACCGCTCATATCAGCCAATTGTTGCCTTGTAATGTCTAATACGGTATCTTTTTCGAGGTTTTTAAACAGGTAACTGATCAATGTTGTAATGCGGTGTTCGGCTTGTTCGTTGGCCAGTTCCTCCAACATCATGGATTTATAAAATAACCGGTTACTCAATGTTTTAATCAATTCCATGCTAAAAGAACGGTCTTCTTCAAATAACTTAAAAAAGTTGTCTTTAGACACCGTAATAATTTCTGCATCCCTGGTTACTATGGTATAAGCCAAATAGGGTTTGTTTACCAGCAAAGCAGGCTCTCCAAAATATTGATTGGCTTTAAAAATGCCTTGTATAAATTCCTTACCATCATCATTGACGGTAACCATCCTTACTTCGCCACTTTTGATGAAGTAAACGGCTTTAGGCTGTGCTCCTGGTTCATAGATAACGGCACCTTTCTTATAAGGAACTGCTTCATAATGATTGCTTAGCAGATATTTTATAAGCATAAGTTTTCAGTTTTTGCGCTGCTCTAAGTTAACCATAGCAATTTAAAAATACCTACTAATAAGTATTTTTAAATCGATTAATATAGAATAACTTTGACGATAAAATTATAAACCCAAAAACTCAATTTATGCAAAAAAACTTTACTAAAAATTCATTATTTCTACTGCTTTGTACCATGATCTGTGCAGTAAACACGGTAAATGCACAGGACGCCACTACAGACGCAGATGGAAAGAACCTGGTGAAATGGAATTTTGCCGCCCTTGCTTTAAAAAACTACTCGTTCCAATACGAGCGCGCCATTGCTAAAAAAATATCGGTAGCAGTTGGTGTGAGGTTTTCGCCAAAGTCTGACCTGCCTTTTAAGTCAAACGTCGAAAAACTGATTGACAACGATGACACCTGGAACAGCATTAAAAATTTTAAAACCAGCAACTTTGCCCTGACTCCTGAAGTAAGATTTTACATGGGACAAGGTGTATTCAGAGGATTTTATATTGCTCCTTTTGTGCGTTATGCAAAGTACAAGATTGAAGGTCCTTACACTTTTGATGTAACTGTTGGAAGTACTACCCAAACAGAGACTATTCCTTTAAGTGGCGACATTACCGGCCTTACCGGCGGTTTGCTTTTTGGTGCACAATGGAAACTGAGCAAACTGGTATACCTTGACTGGTGGATTTTAGGCCCGAACTATGGTACCTCATCGGGAAATATTTCAGGTAAAAAGACTTTGAGTACAGACGAACAAGATGCATTAAGAGATGCCTTGACCGACCTGGACGATCTGCCGTTAATCAAAACCAAATCTACCGTGAACGGAGAAGGTGCAAAGGTAGACTTCGATGGTCCATTTGGTGGTTTGAGAGCTGGCTTAAGCATTGGCTTCCGTTTTTAGGCGTCCGGTGCTTAAAATACATTACTAAAAGAAAAAGCACCCTTTTTAAGGATGCTTTTTCTTTTATACATCAACTACCCTATTGTTTCTCTGATCAATTTGGTGTAGAAATCATTTAATTTCATTCCGGCGGCTTCCACCTGCTGAGGAATAAAGCTGGTTGCTGTTTGTCCGGGAATGGTATTGATTTCGATGAAGTAAAAATCGCCTTCATCTTCAGTAAGGATAAAATCGATACGGACCACGCCACGGCAATTCAACTTTAAGTATACATTTTTAGCAATTTCTTCTACACGGGCACGGGTTTCTAACCGGATAGGTGCAGGTGTAGTTTCGGTGGCGACACCTGGGGTATATTTGGCTTCGAAATCAAAAAACTCCTTAGCGGTTTCTACTTCTGTAACCGGCAATACAGTAACTTTTCCATCTAGTTTTACCACGCCAACGGTAAATTCCCTTCCTGAGATAAACTCTTCAATTAATACCTGACTATCTTCTTTAAAAGCTTTGTCGATGGCTGTTTGCAAGTCATTTGCATGGTTAACTTTGGTCATGCCAATACTACTACCCCCATTATTTGGTTTAACAAAATATGGCGTTTTAAGCTCAGTTTTCAGTTTCGCGATATCATACTCACCAGTATCAAAAATCTGCGCCGATTTGGCGATGTGCAGACCTTCAATTCCATTTACAATCGCTTTGGTGTAGCCTTTATTCATGGTTACGGCCGAGGTAAGGGCATCGCAGGTGGTATACGGCAAGCCAAGCATATCGAAATATCCTTGCAGTTTGCCGTCTTCACCTGGCGCACCATGTATGGCTATAAACACACCGTCAAAAGTTATTTTTTTCCCTTTCAGATTCAAAGAAAAATCATTCCTATCGACTTCAATTTTTACCGAATCGGCAGGTTCATAAAACCAACCTTGCTGGGTAAGCATAATTTTATATACTTCAAACTTACTGGCGTCCAGATTCTGAGCGATTGTTGCTGCACTTTTAACCGAAACTACCCACTCTCCGGTTGTTCCTCCGGTTAGCAATGCGATTATTTTTTTCATTTTATGTTCTGTCTATGAGCATCATTCTGAAGGATGCTATGCGTCAAGTTGGCCGTCATGCCGGCGAAGGCCGGTATCCCGAATTAGAAAGGAGAACCTGCCAATGCGGGATGCTGAAATAAATTCAGCATGACGATCGTTTTTGCCACAACAATCATTCAGTAGGATAGATTTATCAAAGCTCAAAAATATAAAATAGTATTACAGATGTTATTTTAATTCCAATAAAATATTTTTTTAGCCTAAATTTGACCCTCATACCTTAAAGAAACAAATCAATATGGGCAAATTCCTATCTTATCTAAAGACTACCTCTTTTAGAAACAACATAATTGCTGCTATACTTACTGTAGTTGTGCTGTTAATGGCTGCTTTCTTTAGTTTAAGATACTATACCAAACACGGACAAGGTTTAGATGTACCCGAGTTGAAAGGTCTTTCGTTTACACAAGCCGTGCAGAAACTGGAAGCACTTGGCCTGCGCTACGAGGTAGATTCGGTATATATTATGGATTCGGCACCGGGTATTGTGGTAGATCAGGATCCGGAGGCTAAGACTTTTGTAAAAGACAACCGTACCATTTACCTGACTATCAATACAGCGCTGGCGCCAAATGCAAAGTTTCCTGATGTAGAATTTAAATCACTTAGAGAAGCACAGGCGTTGATTGAGAGTTTTGGATTGAAACTTGGTGATACCACCTATAAACCCGATGTAAGCAGAGATGTTGTGCTACAGGCACTATTTGGGGGGCAACCCATTAAAGCAGGCGAAAGCTTACCTAAGGGTTCAAGAATAAACCTGGTGCTGGGCGATGGCAAAGGAAATGAGGAAGTAGAAATCCCTTCGCTTATTGGCCTAACCAAAGATGAAGCGCTATTTGCACTTAGAAATGGAGCGATGCTTAACCTTGGTATCATCAGCTACGAGGGTACAATAACAGATTCGGCTACGGCTGTAGTGATTAGACAGGATCCTTTTGCTACCGATTCCTTAATCAAAGTTAAAATCGGAACCCCGGTAAACATTACCCTTTCCAATAAATAATACTTATTTTCAGCATATGACTAACGAAAAGAAAAGCATGAAAACCGGCACTAAAATGATATTGCTTGGCCTATTGGTTGTTTTAGCTATAGGTGGCTACTTTGGATTAAAATTTTACAAGGTGTATTTTTCCGCCAACACAACCGGTAAAGAAAAATATCTGTATGTACGAACCGGTCACACGTTGGATGATTTGTTTGAGGAACTTCGCCGTAAGGATATTTTAACTGAAATTGGCACTTTTAGTCAGGCTGCTGCCAAAATGGATCTGGCCCGTTCTTTAAAACCAGGACGTTACAAACTGACAAAAGGAATGAACAACCGCAGCATCATCAATATGCTAAAGTCGGGCAATCAGGATCCGGTAAAGTTGAAATTTCAGAATTTAAGGAAAAAAGAAAATTTTGCAGGTTATCTGTCCGGAAACTTAGAACCAGATTCGTTGACTTTTATGAATGTACTGGATTCGGCAGCTTTGATAGAGAAATATGGTTTTAACAAAGACAACAGCTATGTCATGTTTATTCCAAATACCTATGAAATGTACTGGAATGTAACTGCAAGCGATTTTTTTGAAAGAATGCATCAGGAATATGAGAAATTTTGGAATGATGAGCGCAAACAAAAGGCAGCAGCGTTGAACCTTACGCCTATACAGGTTTCCATTTTGGCTTCGATAGTGGATGCTGAAGCTTTGTATGATAAAGAAATGCCGATTATTGCGGGGCTGTATTTAAACAGGCTGAATAAAGGAATATTGCTTCAGGCCGATCCGACAGTAATTTTTGCCAACAACGACTTTACCGTAAAAAGGGTAACCAATTCGCTGCTACAGGTACAGTCAAAATACAATACCTATAAATATGCAGGCTTGCCGCCGGGCCCTATCATGATGCCAAGCATCAATGCGATTGACGCGGTACTGAACAGAGATAAAAACAACTATATTTATATGTGCGCTAAAGAAGACTTTTCGGGATACCACAATTTCGCGGTTACGGTTCAGGAACATGAGCTGAATGCGAAGAAATACCGGGAAGCCCTAAACAAGCGCAACATTTACAAATAGATTTTAAGTAGATTTGGTAAATGGAGTGGGTACATAGGCAACTGTTAAAAATCAGGATTTATGCGTTGTTTATAGACTGGACCAAAGTATGCGTACTTCCCGGTTTTAGTCCGCTGCCCTTGTATACCATTGCTTCCTTCTTTTTTAAAGAGATCGGTAAAGATTCCCTGGTCAATAAGGCATCCTCTTTGGCCTATAATTTTATGCTGGCGCTTTTTCCCGGCATCATCTTTTTATTTACGCTGATCCCTTTTATACCCAAACGTATTGGTTTTCAAGCAAGGCTGACGGATTTTATTGAGCTCATATTACCGGGGGATGCGTTTAAGGCTTTTGAGCATACTTTAAATGAGATTGTAAATAAACAAAACGGGGGCTTATTATCGTTTGGTTTTCTGTTGTCTCTATTTTTTGCCACCAATGGGGTGCACAGCCTAATGATGGCTTTTAATAAATCATCGTTGATTATTGAAACCCGTACCTGGTTAAAACAGCGGTTTATTGCTATTGTACTCACTGTGATTATTGCCTTATCGGTTATTATATGCATCACCGCGATGTTTGTTGGAGAATTCGCTTTAAACTATATCGACAATCATTTGGATTTAAAAGGCAATTTCATCACCTACATTATACAGCTGGTCAGGTGGTCGCTGTTGGGTATATTGTACTTTGTAACGATATCCATCTTATACAGATATGGACCAGCGCATGCCAAAAAATGGCATTTTTTTAGTGCCGGATCCTGGCTGGCTACCATTCTGGCATTTTTAACTATTTTGGGTTTTTCTTTTTACATCAACAATTTCAGTTCGTACAATAAAGTGTATGGTTCCATCAGCGTTTTAATTGTGCTGATGATATGGCTTTATTTAAATTCGTTGATCTTGCTGATCGGATTTGAGCTGAATGCAAGTGTAGATTTATCGAAACGGAGCGTAAAAATCATCAAACCGAACTTCAATATGTTCAAAAAATCGGCTTCTACTCCACATAATTCCGAAAAATAAAAAAAATTACTAACTCATTTTTAAGCGCTTATCAATTTATCATTAAATTATTAAGTGCCGAATTTGCAAAACCAAGTGGTATTTGTACTTTTGCAGCGGAGAGCTGGCAGAGTGGTCGAATGCGGCAGTCTTGAAAACTGTTGACTGTCATAGGTCCGGGGGTTCGAATCCCTCGCTCTCCGCTCGAAAGATATAAAGCCTGAAATCATAAGATTTCAGGCTTTTTTTATTTTAAAAGACACAAACTTTATAGCCTAAGTCATTCTTT
Encoded proteins:
- a CDS encoding MATE family efflux transporter, with translation MGKLSQIFTLLKQAFKGEELDFTQGSMRRAVLLLAIPMMLEMAMESVFALVDLYFVGHLHNSSHAIQTVGLTESVLTIIYSLAIGMSMAATAVVARRVGEKDPEAAGKAGMQAIFIASVFNIIISVAGVFFATDILLLMGASAETAAQGTPFMRIMMGGSIIIVLLFLINGIFRGAGNAAIAMKSLWIANIANIILCPLLINGLGPIPAFGLTGAAMATSIGRGIGVAYQLYHLFKGSGVLKIKLTYLKPHWEQIKALLKIATPGIFQFVIASCSWIFLAQLVATTGGDHGSAGYQTALRLMMFFMLPAWGMSNAAATLVGQNLGAKQLERAEQSVIKTAKYIIIYMVLVMAFTFAGGRYFISFFSNDRLIQDVALNALQIMSIGYICYGMGMVLMSTFNGAGDTWTPTWVNFFGFWLFQIPLAYLLAKQFDFGPTGVFIAIPVAETGIALAAYLLFKKGKWKTTKV
- a CDS encoding DUF983 domain-containing protein, whose protein sequence is MKPISKLQAVAGCKCPRCREGAIFYGRMYALKAQGTNEFCPVCNLRFEREPGFFYVAMFISYAMNVAEMITISVATYILGVALVYENLWIYAGIILVGVLLFAPFNYRYSRVFLLHWLTPGLGYMPKP
- a CDS encoding Crp/Fnr family transcriptional regulator translates to MLIKYLLSNHYEAVPYKKGAVIYEPGAQPKAVYFIKSGEVRMVTVNDDGKEFIQGIFKANQYFGEPALLVNKPYLAYTIVTRDAEIITVSKDNFFKLFEEDRSFSMELIKTLSNRLFYKSMMLEELANEQAEHRITTLISYLFKNLEKDTVLDITRQQLADMSGLRVETVIRIVKKLADQKILKLQRGKIIKIQT
- a CDS encoding DUF3575 domain-containing protein, producing MQKNFTKNSLFLLLCTMICAVNTVNAQDATTDADGKNLVKWNFAALALKNYSFQYERAIAKKISVAVGVRFSPKSDLPFKSNVEKLIDNDDTWNSIKNFKTSNFALTPEVRFYMGQGVFRGFYIAPFVRYAKYKIEGPYTFDVTVGSTTQTETIPLSGDITGLTGGLLFGAQWKLSKLVYLDWWILGPNYGTSSGNISGKKTLSTDEQDALRDALTDLDDLPLIKTKSTVNGEGAKVDFDGPFGGLRAGLSIGFRF
- a CDS encoding D-alanine--D-alanine ligase, with amino-acid sequence MKKIIALLTGGTTGEWVVSVKSAATIAQNLDASKFEVYKIMLTQQGWFYEPADSVKIEVDRNDFSLNLKGKKITFDGVFIAIHGAPGEDGKLQGYFDMLGLPYTTCDALTSAVTMNKGYTKAIVNGIEGLHIAKSAQIFDTGEYDIAKLKTELKTPYFVKPNNGGSSIGMTKVNHANDLQTAIDKAFKEDSQVLIEEFISGREFTVGVVKLDGKVTVLPVTEVETAKEFFDFEAKYTPGVATETTPAPIRLETRARVEEIAKNVYLKLNCRGVVRIDFILTEDEGDFYFIEINTIPGQTATSFIPQQVEAAGMKLNDFYTKLIRETIG
- a CDS encoding PASTA domain-containing protein, which encodes MGKFLSYLKTTSFRNNIIAAILTVVVLLMAAFFSLRYYTKHGQGLDVPELKGLSFTQAVQKLEALGLRYEVDSVYIMDSAPGIVVDQDPEAKTFVKDNRTIYLTINTALAPNAKFPDVEFKSLREAQALIESFGLKLGDTTYKPDVSRDVVLQALFGGQPIKAGESLPKGSRINLVLGDGKGNEEVEIPSLIGLTKDEALFALRNGAMLNLGIISYEGTITDSATAVVIRQDPFATDSLIKVKIGTPVNITLSNK
- the mltG gene encoding endolytic transglycosylase MltG, which gives rise to MTNEKKSMKTGTKMILLGLLVVLAIGGYFGLKFYKVYFSANTTGKEKYLYVRTGHTLDDLFEELRRKDILTEIGTFSQAAAKMDLARSLKPGRYKLTKGMNNRSIINMLKSGNQDPVKLKFQNLRKKENFAGYLSGNLEPDSLTFMNVLDSAALIEKYGFNKDNSYVMFIPNTYEMYWNVTASDFFERMHQEYEKFWNDERKQKAAALNLTPIQVSILASIVDAEALYDKEMPIIAGLYLNRLNKGILLQADPTVIFANNDFTVKRVTNSLLQVQSKYNTYKYAGLPPGPIMMPSINAIDAVLNRDKNNYIYMCAKEDFSGYHNFAVTVQEHELNAKKYREALNKRNIYK
- a CDS encoding YihY/virulence factor BrkB family protein, with translation MEWVHRQLLKIRIYALFIDWTKVCVLPGFSPLPLYTIASFFFKEIGKDSLVNKASSLAYNFMLALFPGIIFLFTLIPFIPKRIGFQARLTDFIELILPGDAFKAFEHTLNEIVNKQNGGLLSFGFLLSLFFATNGVHSLMMAFNKSSLIIETRTWLKQRFIAIVLTVIIALSVIICITAMFVGEFALNYIDNHLDLKGNFITYIIQLVRWSLLGILYFVTISILYRYGPAHAKKWHFFSAGSWLATILAFLTILGFSFYINNFSSYNKVYGSISVLIVLMIWLYLNSLILLIGFELNASVDLSKRSVKIIKPNFNMFKKSASTPHNSEK